CTTCGCGATCTCGTACACCCGCTCGAGACCGCCCACGATGAGCCGCTTGAGATAGAGCTCGTCGGCGATCCGCATGTACAGCGTCATGTCCAGGGCGTTGTGGTGCGTCATGAACGGGCGGGCCGTGGCGCCGCCGTAGAGCGGCTGCAGCACCGGCGTCTCGACCTCGAGGAACTCCTCTTCGGCGAAGAAGGCCCGGATGTCGCCGATGATCGCGCTGCGCTTCTTGAAGCGCTCGCGGCTCTCGAGGTTCATGGCCAGGTCGAGGTGCCGGCGGCGGCTCTTGTTCTCCACGCTCATGTCGTGGTACTTCTCCGGCAGCGGCCGGATCGCCTTGGCCAGGAACTCGAACTCCTCCACGTGGATGCTCAGCTCGTCGGTGCGCGTGCGGAAGAGCTTGCCCGACACGCCCACCCAGTCGCCGATGTCGATCAACTTCTGGATGCGGTGGAAGGCCTCCTCGCCCAGGTCGTCCTTCTTGAAGTAGGCCTGCAGGGTGCCCCACTCGTCCTGGATGGGCACGAAGAGGGTCTTGCCGGTGCCGCGCTTGGCCATGATGCGGCCGGGGAAGCGGACGACGCCCGCCGCCGCCGTGAGCTCGGCCTCGGCGGCGCGCACCTGTTCGCTGGTGTGGGTGCGGTCGTAGCTGAAGGGATAGAGCGGGACCTCGCGGCCGAGCTCCTCCATCTTCTCGAGCCGCATCTCGATCAGGCGGTGCGGGCTCTCGCTCTCGGCCGCATCGGCGCCGGCGGCGGGGCTGGCGTTGGGATCCTGGTTGGCCACGGTCTTTTCCTCTTCCGACATGGGTTGCGAACGACGTTGCGGTCCGGCCGGACCGGCTCAGGTGCCCTTCTTGCGGGCGCCCATCCAGCGCAGATAGGCCTCGACGAACTCGTCCAGGTCGCCGTCCAGCACGGCGACGGCGTTGCCCGTCTCGTGTTCGGTGCGGTGGTCCTTCACCTTCGTGTACGGCTGCAGCACGTAGCTGCGGATCTGCGAGCCCCAGGCGATCTCCATCTTCTCGGCCTCGATGGCGTCGCGTTCCTTCTGCCGCTCGAGCATGATCTTCTGGTACAGCTTGGCCCGCAACATCGTCATGGCGCTTTCCCGGTTGCGGTGCTGGCTGCGCTCGCTCTGGCACTGCACAACGATGCCCGTGGGCTCGTGGGTGATGCGGATGGCGCTGTCGGTCTTGTTGACGTGCTGGCCGCCGGCGCCCTGCGCCCGGTAGGTGTCGATGCGCAGGTCGTTCGGGTCGATCTCGACCTCGACGTCGTCGCTCACCAGCGGGTAGACGAACACCGACGCGAACGAGGTGTGCCGCCGGGCCTGGGAGTCGAACGGCGAGATGCGCACCAGCCGGTGCACGCCCGACTCGCTCTTCAGGTAGCCGTAGGCGAACGGCTCGTCCACCTCGAGCACCGCGCTCTTGATGCCGGCCTCCTCGCCCGCCTGCAGGTCGAGGGTCTCGACCTTCCAGTCGCTCCGCTCGAGGTAGCGGTTGTACATGCGCAGGAGCATCTGGGCCCAGTCCTGGCTCTCGGTGCCGCCGGCGCCCGGATGGATCTCGATCACGGCCCCGCGCTCGTCGTCGTCCCCGCTGAGCAGGAACTGGTCGTCGATGCGGGAAATGGCCTTCTCGAGTTCGTCGACGCCGCCGGCGATCTCGCCCCCGGCGTCTTCCTCGCCCTCTTCCCGCATCATCTCGGCCAGCAGCTGCAGCTCCTCCGCCTTCACCGTCGCCGCGGACAGGGGACCCGTCCACTGCCGGATCGACTTCACCCGCCGCAGCACCTGCTTGGCCTCGTCCTGATCGTTCCAGAACTCGGGTTCGGCCTGGCGCGCGGTCAGCTCGGCCAGCTCCTTCTCGAGCGAGGCCGAGTCAAAGACCCTCCTTGAGGGTTTCGAGGCGGGACAGGCATTCGTCGATGCGTTCGAGGTATTCCTTCACGGGAGTTTCTCGCTTCCGGGAAAATGGCGTTCGTGGAGCGCACGCACGGCGGCGGCGAGTTCCATCTCGGTGCCGTCGTTGCTGATCACATGGTCGGCCCGCCGCTCCCAGTCGGCGGCCATGGGCGCCTGGGCGGCGACCCGGGC
The sequence above is drawn from the bacterium genome and encodes:
- the lysS gene encoding lysine--tRNA ligase yields the protein MSEEEKTVANQDPNASPAAGADAAESESPHRLIEMRLEKMEELGREVPLYPFSYDRTHTSEQVRAAEAELTAAAGVVRFPGRIMAKRGTGKTLFVPIQDEWGTLQAYFKKDDLGEEAFHRIQKLIDIGDWVGVSGKLFRTRTDELSIHVEEFEFLAKAIRPLPEKYHDMSVENKSRRRHLDLAMNLESRERFKKRSAIIGDIRAFFAEEEFLEVETPVLQPLYGGATARPFMTHHNALDMTLYMRIADELYLKRLIVGGLERVYEIAKDFRNEGMDRTHNPEFTMLECYAAYWDYHDMMDLTERMLRRLAQRFGNGGRLTYGEHEMDFNQPFRRLRFMDALAEKTGQDLMQVGDDDLKALAKRHGAEVKKGMGRDKILDEMFSVLVEPELIQPTFVMDHPKELSPLAKDHRETAGLVERFELFVAGFEVANSFSELNDPREQRRRFEAQKALMEAGDDEAQPVDEDFLEAMEAGMPPTGGMGMGIDRLVMLLVDTNNIRDVLLFPHMRPEQ
- the prfB gene encoding peptide chain release factor 2 (programmed frameshift), which produces MKEYLERIDECLSRLETLRRVFDSASLEKELAELTARQAEPEFWNDQDEAKQVLRRVKSIRQWTGPLSAATVKAEELQLLAEMMREEGEEDAGGEIAGGVDELEKAISRIDDQFLLSGDDDERGAVIEIHPGAGGTESQDWAQMLLRMYNRYLERSDWKVETLDLQAGEEAGIKSAVLEVDEPFAYGYLKSESGVHRLVRISPFDSQARRHTSFASVFVYPLVSDDVEVEIDPNDLRIDTYRAQGAGGQHVNKTDSAIRITHEPTGIVVQCQSERSQHRNRESAMTMLRAKLYQKIMLERQKERDAIEAEKMEIAWGSQIRSYVLQPYTKVKDHRTEHETGNAVAVLDGDLDEFVEAYLRWMGARKKGT